The proteins below come from a single Cannabis sativa cultivar Pink pepper isolate KNU-18-1 chromosome 3, ASM2916894v1, whole genome shotgun sequence genomic window:
- the LOC133036087 gene encoding uncharacterized protein LOC133036087 produces the protein MASSSYTGFDLNKEYAQINLEEEEEGILIGDDNEGEEVAFDDRWCLVGRFLTGRTFDFDAMRHMMASLWQPGKGVYIRELDTNRYLFQFYHEIDVQAVIDGSPWTFNRSPLIFHRLKRGEDPKLVRLHCLDLWVQIHDLKTGYMLEKVVRKAGDYVGKFIKTDAKNFNGIWREYLRVRATVDIDKPLKRRMKLCKDNGDWIWANFKYEHIPTFCFVCGIIGHSERFCPRRFDEDYDPLVKPYGNGMRAQTKKKNYLIGAQWLRTGSEQNTAVDGGGEVRRSGEIPADSIGPKIMEIDDGDQGEDTIILNSAKNKGVLFGNNGSNDADVERIDSGKNYGEMAVSEDETLLLLDSKRRP, from the exons ATGGCTTCCAGTAGCTATACAGGTTTTGATTTAAACAAAGAGTATGCACAAATAAAtttggaggaggaggaggaaggGATCTTGATTGGTGATGATAATGAGGGAGAAGAGGTAGCCTTTGATGATCGATGGTGCCTCGTGGGTAGATTCTTGACGGGTAGAACGTTTGATTTCGATGCTATGAGGCATATGATGGCGTCTCTTTGGCAACCGGGAAAGGGAGTTTATATCAGAGAACTAGATACGAATAGGTATCTCTTTCAATTTTATCATGAAATTGATGTTCAAGCTGTCATTGATGGTAGCCCATGGACTTTTAATAGGAGTCCGTTGATCTTTCATCGTCTCAAGCGTGGGGAGGATCCGAAGTTGGTTCGATTACACTGCCTTGATCTTTGGGTTCAGATTCATGATCTGAAAACGGGATATATGTTGGAGAAGGTGGTTCGAAAGGCAGGAGACTATGTTGGAAAGTTTATCAAGACGGATGCTAAGAATTTTAATGGAATTTGGAGGGAATACCTTCGAGTTCGGGCAACAGTCGACATTGACAAACCGTTGAAGCGTCGAATGAAGTTATGCAAAGACAATGGTGATTGGATATGGGCGAACTTTAAGTATGAACACATTCcaactttttgttttgtttgtggaATAATTGGCCACTCCGAACGTTTTTGTCCTCGAAGATTTGATGAAGATTATGATCCATTAGTCAAGCCTTATGGGAATGGTATGCGAGCACAGACCAAGAAGAAGAATTATTTGATAGGAGCTCAATGGCTCCGGACTGGTTCTGAACAAAACACAGCAGTCGACGGTGGTGGAGAGGTTCGGCGATCTGGTGAGATCCCTGCTGATTCGATTGGGCCAAAAATCATGGAGATTGATGATGGTGATCAGGGAGAGGATACGATTATCTTGAATTCAGCAAAAAATAAAggagttttatttggaaataatgGTAGTAATGATGCTGATGTGGAGAGAATTGATAGTGGCAAGAATTATGGAGAGATGGCTGTTAGTGAAGATGAGACTTTATTGCTGTTGGACAGCAAAAGAAGAC CTTGA
- the LOC115710367 gene encoding uncharacterized protein LOC115710367, translating into MKSSGRTKIVHVVQISARKALDQWRVATKNTAATFATGVLSNSNIWRRPLSGKIKVNVDGAIFETQRMFGFGCVARDHTGQLLEAISDSKFGVVLPEIAEVVGLKEALSWIKRKGWEDVFIETDSLMIVQAITSSVHMPSYFGLLVEDCRLILSSLKNVFISFVYRSANKAAHSLARASCSLSGCLFNERSAPLFLKNIVMAEAIP; encoded by the coding sequence ATGAAGTCTTCTGGCAGAACAAAAATTGTACATGTAGTCCAAATTTCGGCACGAAAGGCTCTTGATCAATGGCGCGTTGCAACTAAGAACACAGCAGCTACATTTGCTACTGGTGTTCTCTCTAACAGCAACATTTGGCGCAGACCTTTGAGTGGTAAGATCAAGGTAAATGTTGACGGTGCTATCTTTGAAACTCAACGAATGTTTGGTTTTGGTTGTGTGGCGCGTGATCATACGGGGCAACTTTTAGAAGCAATCTCGGATTCGAAATTTGGTGTGGTGTTGCCCGAAATTGCTGAAGTTGTTGGCTTGAAGGAAGCTTTAAGCTGGATTAAGAGGAAAGGGTGGGAGGATGTGTTCATAGAGACTGATTCGTTAATGATTGTTCAAGCAATAACTAGCTCAGTTCATATGCCTTCTTACTTTGGTTTGTTGGTGGAGGATTGTCGCTTGATTTTGTCCTCTTTAAAGAATGTTTTTATTTCCTTTGTGTATCGATCTGCTAATAAGGCGGCCCATTCTCTTGCTCGGGCGTCTTGTTCTTTGTCAGGTTGTTTGTTTAATGAGCGTAGTGCTCCTTTATTTTTAAAGAACATTGTAATGGCTGAGGCTATtccttaa